From uncultured Bacteroides sp., a single genomic window includes:
- a CDS encoding glycosyl hydrolase has translation MRISTSICLIAIILLLGITLDAQAQKRSEKRGIAQNGFTYPEEITALVPGVSWYYNWGTAPSSIEDKVVGPGTSMDFVPMAWNGNFDEQKLRDYLSSHPGVKYILGFNEPNFKKQANMTPEQAVEIWPKLERIATDFNLEIVGPALNYSPDAPYKDPITWYDEFFKLAPNARVDYLALHCYMVTSYALTNFIDKIANRYNKRIWLTEFCAWDNLTYDQTAPTVQRDEMVRKVEALELNTAVVKYSWFKAKSGDAYPYYALLKYKNDAAGIPVGTLTDLGEIYVNMSSFDTGYYYDTNSKIPATNYIKSEYITVELNTDPDSPFKLQLGSFSAARSVNYLVNVPSASTYQLSIRMASVENLFNPDFEIYSNGIKVAEQEIPATGGTDIWETKVINVALPAGKQTISIKSINNTTCKISWINVSSLLSNINNTSLENPGVSLYQYENALSVQVKAEIANIEIYDLSGKKIKEVSEQNKIDVSSLCKGIYLIKISLANGTPIIKKYIVK, from the coding sequence ATGAGAATTAGCACTTCTATTTGTTTAATTGCAATCATATTACTTTTGGGGATTACTCTTGATGCCCAGGCCCAAAAGCGCAGCGAGAAACGGGGTATCGCTCAAAATGGATTTACTTATCCTGAGGAAATTACAGCCTTAGTTCCCGGCGTTTCCTGGTACTATAATTGGGGAACAGCTCCTAGTAGCATTGAAGATAAAGTTGTAGGTCCGGGAACATCAATGGACTTTGTTCCTATGGCATGGAACGGAAATTTCGACGAACAAAAATTACGTGATTATCTGAGTAGTCACCCTGGAGTAAAATATATATTGGGATTTAATGAGCCAAATTTTAAAAAACAAGCTAATATGACTCCTGAACAGGCCGTAGAAATATGGCCCAAACTAGAGAGAATTGCCACTGATTTTAATCTGGAGATTGTAGGACCGGCTCTAAATTATTCTCCAGATGCACCTTATAAGGACCCTATAACGTGGTATGATGAATTCTTTAAATTAGCTCCTAATGCCCGGGTTGATTATTTGGCTCTACATTGTTACATGGTAACTTCTTATGCCTTAACTAATTTTATAGATAAAATCGCAAATCGTTATAACAAAAGAATATGGCTCACTGAATTTTGTGCATGGGATAATCTTACCTATGACCAAACAGCTCCAACCGTTCAGCGAGATGAAATGGTACGCAAAGTAGAAGCTCTGGAGTTGAACACGGCTGTTGTCAAATATTCCTGGTTTAAAGCTAAAAGCGGTGATGCTTATCCATATTATGCTTTATTAAAGTACAAAAATGATGCTGCAGGTATTCCAGTAGGTACATTAACGGATTTAGGAGAAATCTATGTAAATATGTCCTCCTTTGATACAGGCTATTATTACGATACAAACAGTAAAATACCGGCAACCAATTACATTAAATCAGAATATATAACAGTTGAATTAAACACTGATCCAGACAGCCCTTTCAAATTACAGTTAGGCAGTTTCAGTGCAGCCCGTTCTGTTAATTACTTGGTTAATGTTCCTTCTGCCAGTACGTATCAGTTATCCATCCGCATGGCAAGTGTTGAAAATTTGTTCAACCCAGATTTTGAGATTTATTCTAATGGCATAAAAGTAGCAGAACAGGAAATTCCAGCTACAGGTGGCACTGATATATGGGAAACAAAAGTAATTAATGTAGCACTTCCAGCTGGCAAGCAGACTATTAGTATTAAAAGTATAAATAATACCACCTGTAAAATTAGCTGGATAAACGTTAGTTCTCTATTATCAAATATAAATAATACTTCATTAGAAAACCCAGGAGTATCATTATACCAATATGAGAATGCACTCAGCGTACAAGTTAAAGCAGAAATTGCCAATATAGAAATTTATGACTTAAGTGGCAAAAAAATAAAAGAAGTGTCTGAACAAAATAAGATAGATGTATCATCTCTTTGTAAAGGTATCTATTTAATAAAGATTTCTTTAGCTAATGGAACTCCAATCATAAAAAAATATATTGTCAAATAG
- a CDS encoding family 16 glycosylhydrolase, with the protein MKKVTSSVYILIFSGIIISTSGTITAGEYNKQLESPPSMQNNKCISHNQSSAINQIVPTNNLDETGEVNGYHLIWQDSFDGNSLNESENWSIEVNGNGGGNNELQYYRKENITVEKEPVSNNSCLVITARKEQYGGKSATSGRLTTQNKMSFKFGKIEASIKLPKTANGLWPAFWVLGNDISTVGWPKCGEIDIMEMGNVNGIKSNIQDRYFNGACHWGYYENGWYPNYAKSTTNDYSLQDEFHLFTMIWDKESIKMYLDMDKYPNANPYYEMSISSFADSKSPGYYFQKQFFIIFNLAVGGNYPAIWNINNVTALNNSDAKMYIDYVKVYQKGDSGEEFSGKSTNIPSLTSFSQTQVNYDAISKVANINGNVMQLSVFSLNGSEIKNVYGSNSICLSDLKPGVYIIRALMNDKSLVRCKISIKR; encoded by the coding sequence ATGAAAAAAGTAACATCATCAGTCTACATACTTATATTTTCTGGTATTATAATATCAACTAGCGGTACTATAACAGCAGGAGAATATAATAAACAATTAGAATCACCTCCTTCTATGCAGAATAATAAATGCATTTCACATAATCAGTCTTCTGCGATCAATCAAATTGTGCCTACTAATAATCTGGATGAAACCGGAGAGGTTAATGGTTATCATCTTATATGGCAGGATTCATTTGACGGAAATTCATTAAATGAATCAGAAAACTGGTCTATTGAGGTGAATGGAAACGGTGGTGGAAATAATGAATTACAATATTACCGAAAAGAAAACATTACTGTAGAAAAAGAGCCCGTCAGCAATAATAGTTGCCTTGTAATTACTGCCAGAAAAGAACAATATGGAGGAAAATCAGCAACATCAGGCAGACTAACGACTCAGAATAAAATGTCATTCAAATTCGGGAAAATAGAAGCGAGTATAAAATTGCCTAAAACAGCAAATGGATTATGGCCTGCTTTCTGGGTGTTAGGAAATGATATTTCAACTGTTGGATGGCCTAAATGTGGAGAAATTGATATTATGGAAATGGGTAATGTTAACGGTATAAAGTCTAATATTCAGGATCGATATTTTAACGGCGCTTGTCACTGGGGGTATTATGAAAATGGATGGTACCCTAATTATGCCAAATCAACTACAAACGATTATAGTTTGCAGGATGAATTCCATCTTTTTACAATGATCTGGGATAAAGAAAGTATAAAAATGTATCTTGATATGGATAAGTACCCTAATGCAAATCCCTATTATGAGATGAGCATTTCTTCTTTTGCTGATTCTAAATCTCCGGGATACTATTTTCAAAAACAATTCTTTATTATTTTCAATTTAGCCGTCGGAGGAAACTATCCTGCAATCTGGAATATAAACAATGTGACAGCTCTCAACAACAGTGATGCAAAAATGTACATTGATTATGTAAAGGTCTATCAGAAAGGTGATTCCGGCGAAGAATTCTCTGGAAAATCAACCAATATTCCTTCTCTAACGTCTTTCAGCCAAACGCAGGTGAATTACGATGCAATAAGTAAAGTTGCAAACATTAATGGAAACGTTATGCAATTATCAGTTTTCTCTTTAAATGGTAGTGAAATAAAAAATGTGTATGGATCAAATTCTATTTGTCTTTCAGACTTAAAACCTGGAGTATACATAATCAGAGCTCTAATGAACGATAAAAGTCTGGTAAGATGTAAGATCTCTATAAAAAGATAA
- a CDS encoding T9SS type A sorting domain-containing protein, whose amino-acid sequence MKKITLTLVIAAIVAFMSTNLCAQAEFNFAGSKNYYLIYLDEETSAQIPKADIKKDYRPDDVTHFLYVWENTYTNNEPTGPNSNGVPGTFIDFSVGSVGWSGFGFAGVKPGKDMTGIDDSYYFHIALKTSTAQNQVVIINGDGPSAKLNFGNTPFNDNGKIIDPYKNFARDGEWHSFDIPMSTLSKMGCKFTDTAYIGNVVSFLSGATTGSNICIDAVFFYQKKNTGISNTATEKVLIGEKSISVPETKSGITLYDVSGKLVKTSNQSIISIEDIDKGIYILKSGDLVKKIAIK is encoded by the coding sequence ATGAAAAAAATTACATTGACTTTAGTAATTGCTGCAATAGTAGCTTTTATGAGTACAAATCTTTGTGCACAAGCAGAATTCAATTTTGCTGGTAGCAAAAATTATTATTTAATTTATCTTGATGAAGAGACTTCGGCTCAGATTCCCAAAGCGGATATAAAGAAAGATTATCGTCCGGATGATGTAACACATTTTTTATATGTTTGGGAAAACACATATACAAATAATGAGCCAACAGGCCCTAACTCGAATGGTGTTCCTGGTACTTTTATTGATTTTAGTGTTGGGTCTGTTGGTTGGTCTGGATTCGGATTTGCAGGGGTTAAACCGGGTAAGGATATGACTGGCATAGACGATTCCTATTATTTCCATATTGCACTTAAGACTAGTACTGCACAAAATCAGGTTGTAATTATTAATGGAGACGGGCCTAGTGCCAAACTTAATTTTGGTAACACTCCATTTAATGATAATGGTAAAATTATTGACCCTTATAAAAACTTTGCTCGTGATGGTGAATGGCATTCATTCGATATTCCAATGTCAACTCTTTCAAAAATGGGTTGCAAATTTACAGACACAGCATATATCGGAAATGTAGTTTCTTTCTTAAGTGGTGCTACAACAGGGTCTAATATCTGTATAGATGCTGTATTCTTTTATCAGAAAAAAAATACAGGGATTAGCAATACAGCCACAGAGAAAGTATTGATTGGAGAAAAATCAATATCTGTTCCAGAAACTAAAAGTGGAATTACCCTATATGATGTTTCTGGAAAACTGGTTAAGACATCAAATCAATCAATAATAAGCATTGAAGATATTGATAAAGGTATCTATATTCTAAAATCAGGGGATTTAGTAAAGAAAATAGCTATTAAATAA
- a CDS encoding RagB/SusD family nutrient uptake outer membrane protein: MKKHIFISLILLSFGFCSCNDWLSDPTPGVTKLRDFFTSGSTAIQSVNAAYQPMMWEYNTTYYPEWFVGDIVSDDALKGGQSIGDMADVYDMENFKTSTNNKFLLDFYRAQYQGIARCNLVLQEVPKMHTDTLMDTRLQKRLIGEVKFLRAMYYFRLVRIFGGVPKIDFVIDSSSKWKQSRATTDDIYKFITEDLEDAQKTLWRKSEYPATDLGRVTKGAAQAMLLKTYLYMHNYDKAKEWGDSIIESNAKHNEYKLVSKYRENFTLEGENGPESVFEIQYMEDPMSDYGEGNGFTRGTFSIILMRSRSSLLGGGWGFNKPTQNLYEEYEVNDPRRNETILNPTDEQIETPEQEIYLHSSRYLNKKYALMNEDGTYYKLTHATRGPINIKVIRYADVLLMYAEACCETGNLNRAKWALELVRERARQGNNNILPPFPYGNYSDNQDDLRKAIRHERRVELGMEGHRWFDLCRWGIAKEVMDAYKTTENAEVQKEMASFIKEKHELFPIPAEEINLNPMDQNPGY; this comes from the coding sequence ATGAAAAAACATATTTTTATTAGCTTAATATTATTGTCATTTGGATTTTGTTCATGTAACGATTGGTTAAGTGATCCAACTCCCGGAGTTACAAAGTTAAGAGACTTCTTTACTTCCGGATCAACAGCTATACAGAGTGTCAATGCAGCCTATCAGCCTATGATGTGGGAATATAATACAACATATTATCCCGAATGGTTTGTTGGTGATATTGTTTCGGATGATGCTCTAAAAGGCGGACAAAGTATTGGAGATATGGCAGATGTGTACGATATGGAAAATTTCAAGACCAGCACCAACAATAAATTTCTACTTGATTTTTACAGAGCTCAGTATCAGGGTATAGCTCGCTGTAATCTAGTTTTACAGGAAGTACCAAAGATGCATACTGACACATTGATGGATACTCGTTTACAAAAACGTTTAATTGGTGAAGTAAAGTTCCTTCGTGCCATGTACTATTTCCGGTTAGTCCGCATTTTCGGAGGTGTACCTAAAATTGATTTTGTAATTGACAGCTCAAGTAAATGGAAACAATCCAGAGCTACCACTGATGATATTTACAAATTTATTACAGAGGATCTTGAAGATGCCCAAAAAACACTTTGGCGTAAAAGTGAATATCCAGCAACAGATTTAGGCCGAGTTACCAAAGGAGCAGCACAAGCCATGCTACTGAAAACATATCTTTATATGCACAACTATGATAAAGCTAAAGAATGGGGAGATTCCATTATTGAATCTAATGCTAAACATAATGAATATAAATTAGTATCTAAATACCGTGAAAATTTTACTCTTGAAGGAGAGAATGGGCCGGAATCGGTTTTTGAAATTCAATATATGGAAGATCCAATGAGTGATTACGGAGAAGGGAATGGATTTACTAGAGGAACTTTTTCTATCATTTTAATGCGCTCACGATCCTCTCTCCTTGGTGGAGGCTGGGGATTCAATAAACCAACACAGAATCTTTATGAAGAATACGAAGTTAATGACCCACGCAGAAATGAAACGATCCTCAATCCAACAGATGAACAAATAGAAACCCCTGAACAGGAAATCTATCTCCATAGTAGTCGCTATTTAAATAAGAAATATGCTCTGATGAATGAAGATGGAACATATTATAAACTGACACATGCAACTCGTGGTCCTATTAATATTAAGGTCATTCGCTATGCTGATGTTTTACTAATGTACGCAGAAGCATGCTGTGAAACAGGTAATTTAAATCGTGCGAAATGGGCTCTTGAGCTTGTAAGAGAACGTGCTCGTCAAGGAAACAACAATATTCTTCCCCCTTTCCCATATGGGAATTATAGCGACAATCAGGATGATCTGCGTAAAGCTATTCGACATGAACGTCGTGTAGAATTGGGTATGGAAGGACACAGATGGTTTGACCTCTGTCGTTGGGGTATCGCAAAAGAAGTGATGGACGCTTACAAGACAACAGAAAACGCTGAAGTACAGAAAGAAATGGCTTCTTTTATAAAAGAGAAGCATGAACTCTTCCCTATTCCTGCTGAAGAGATTAATCTTAATCCAATGGACCAGAATCCTGGATATTAA
- a CDS encoding TonB-dependent receptor — protein sequence MKKAILLCCYLFLWQVSFGQNLQISGVVTSADDGNPLPGANIAVKGILGMTAVTDLNGEYSIAVPKGKSLVFSFIGCKNQEKVINVSGHINVTLESDAKMLEEVVAIGYGTMKKSDLTGAVATINAETLKRTPASGLDQALQGRAAGVTVNANSGQPGKGAEVRIRGIGTVNGASPIYVVDNVIVSDISFLNSNDVASTEILKDASSTAIYGSRGANGVILITTKKGTVNGRSEISFNTYAGWQNRWNKLDLMKRDEFANTLINMKGLKSEMSYYEKNGLNGWLSAYRMGSSPYYPVILSKKNPNGVDYSSIETDWQDEVFKRNAMIQNYHLSIDGSTDKSSYSFSGSYFNQDGTIMGSYYKRLTLRSNTSFQIRKWLKIGENLSFAYSTGRNAMNNNASAGASILSAALAMAPWDPTHYPSGAANKTGEDLSGRISASSNFKNVTNPFSMAENSYPSDKTERWVGDLFFEITPIKGLILRSNLNLDLSNTRSKLFKPAYVYSDYDKNDKNFLSSGMGRYSTIAFENTITYAKKIMQHDFSLMAGYTAEEYNYYTLGGSGSSILNPERTNWFLSQTTEDRSYANDNIARNRRSSFLGRAHYSYNDRYLITLNFRADGSSMFPENKWGYFPSMALGWKISEENWMKGFSNLDFLKLRAGWGRIGNDKIGSDSFILKMFNSGPSFVDYVLGTGNQTLANGATVLTYVNNGGIWETTEQWNIGLDFGLFKGLLSGNVDLFIRDTKDMLLTVKGPAYIGNRYDATDNVGTVSNKGIEITLDHKNKIGSINYSINGNVSFINNKLTALNGGQKIYSQIDNVVLCDQGLALYTLWGYKYEGIYKTDEEALNHLYSYSKDEISYHAGDARYADINLDGKIDEKDKTKLGNPFPWLTYGLNLGADWKGFDIQLFFQGVYGNKLYNQVRYRTEGKGEQATLSAKMRNVWTTNNPNGLIPNPYGSTNNYLASSRFVEDGSYLRLKNVQFGYTLPTKVTSKIGINRCRFYVSGSNLLTFTNYTGYDPEVGGGVDYGNYPQARTILVGANLNF from the coding sequence ATGAAAAAAGCAATTCTACTTTGTTGTTACTTATTCCTTTGGCAAGTTTCATTTGGTCAAAATCTACAAATATCAGGTGTTGTAACATCTGCAGATGATGGTAATCCATTACCAGGTGCTAATATTGCAGTAAAGGGAATACTTGGAATGACAGCAGTAACCGACCTAAACGGAGAATATTCAATAGCCGTTCCTAAAGGAAAATCATTGGTTTTTTCTTTTATAGGGTGTAAAAATCAGGAAAAGGTTATTAATGTAAGTGGGCATATTAATGTAACACTTGAATCAGATGCAAAAATGCTGGAAGAGGTTGTTGCTATTGGTTATGGCACAATGAAAAAGAGTGATCTGACAGGAGCTGTAGCAACAATTAATGCAGAAACATTGAAGAGAACTCCTGCTTCCGGGTTAGACCAAGCTTTACAAGGACGAGCTGCAGGTGTTACTGTCAATGCCAATAGTGGCCAGCCAGGTAAAGGCGCAGAAGTACGTATTCGTGGCATTGGAACGGTAAATGGGGCATCCCCAATATATGTTGTAGACAATGTTATCGTAAGTGATATTAGTTTTTTAAACTCCAATGATGTGGCATCCACAGAAATACTAAAAGATGCTTCTTCTACCGCAATTTATGGCTCTCGTGGTGCTAATGGCGTAATCTTAATCACAACAAAAAAGGGGACAGTCAATGGTCGGTCTGAGATTTCATTTAACACATATGCAGGTTGGCAAAATCGCTGGAATAAGTTAGATTTGATGAAGCGCGATGAGTTTGCTAACACTCTAATAAATATGAAAGGATTAAAATCTGAGATGAGTTATTATGAGAAAAACGGATTAAACGGGTGGCTTTCAGCCTATAGGATGGGTAGTTCTCCATATTATCCTGTAATTCTATCTAAAAAGAACCCAAATGGAGTAGACTACTCATCTATTGAAACAGACTGGCAAGATGAAGTATTCAAAAGAAATGCCATGATTCAGAATTATCACCTTTCAATTGACGGTAGCACAGATAAATCCAGCTATTCATTTAGCGGCAGTTACTTCAATCAGGATGGTACAATTATGGGCTCATATTATAAACGTCTTACATTGCGTTCAAATACATCGTTTCAAATACGTAAATGGCTAAAAATTGGAGAGAATCTTTCTTTCGCTTATTCTACAGGCCGTAATGCAATGAATAATAATGCCAGCGCAGGTGCGTCTATTTTGTCTGCAGCTTTAGCTATGGCTCCGTGGGATCCAACACACTATCCTTCGGGTGCAGCAAATAAAACCGGCGAAGATTTAAGTGGAAGGATTAGTGCCTCTTCAAATTTTAAAAATGTTACTAATCCCTTTAGTATGGCTGAGAATTCTTATCCATCAGACAAAACAGAAAGATGGGTGGGAGATTTATTTTTTGAAATTACTCCGATTAAAGGATTAATCTTACGCTCTAATCTTAATCTGGATCTATCAAATACACGCAGTAAATTATTCAAACCAGCTTATGTTTATTCTGATTATGATAAAAATGATAAGAATTTTCTGTCAAGCGGCATGGGAAGATATTCTACAATTGCTTTTGAGAATACAATTACTTATGCGAAGAAAATTATGCAGCATGATTTCTCTTTGATGGCAGGATATACAGCAGAAGAATATAATTATTACACATTAGGAGGTTCCGGGTCATCTATTTTAAACCCGGAAAGAACAAACTGGTTCCTTTCACAAACGACAGAAGATCGTTCATATGCAAATGATAACATAGCACGCAATCGAAGAAGTTCCTTCTTGGGCAGAGCACATTATTCATATAATGATCGTTATTTGATAACTTTAAATTTCCGTGCAGATGGTTCCAGTATGTTCCCCGAAAACAAATGGGGATATTTCCCTTCTATGGCATTAGGTTGGAAGATCAGTGAAGAAAATTGGATGAAAGGTTTTTCCAATCTAGACTTTTTGAAGTTACGTGCAGGTTGGGGACGAATTGGAAATGATAAAATTGGTAGTGATAGTTTCATTTTAAAGATGTTTAATTCAGGTCCTTCATTTGTGGACTATGTACTAGGTACTGGCAATCAAACTTTGGCTAATGGTGCAACTGTTCTGACCTATGTAAATAATGGAGGCATTTGGGAAACAACAGAACAATGGAATATTGGACTGGACTTTGGTCTTTTCAAAGGTTTACTATCCGGAAATGTTGATTTGTTCATACGTGACACAAAAGATATGTTACTTACAGTTAAAGGTCCGGCCTATATCGGTAATCGCTATGATGCAACAGACAATGTCGGAACTGTAAGTAATAAAGGTATAGAAATAACCCTTGATCATAAAAACAAGATTGGATCAATAAATTATTCCATTAATGGCAATGTTTCATTTATCAATAACAAACTGACTGCTCTAAACGGAGGACAAAAAATATATAGCCAAATTGATAACGTTGTGCTTTGCGATCAGGGACTAGCATTATATACCTTATGGGGGTATAAATACGAAGGAATTTATAAAACAGACGAAGAGGCTTTGAATCATCTTTATTCATATTCTAAAGATGAAATTTCTTATCATGCAGGAGATGCTCGTTATGCAGATATAAATCTTGATGGAAAAATTGATGAGAAAGATAAAACAAAGCTAGGTAATCCATTCCCATGGCTCACTTATGGACTGAATTTAGGTGCTGATTGGAAAGGTTTTGATATTCAGCTATTTTTTCAGGGCGTTTATGGGAACAAACTCTATAATCAGGTTCGTTATCGCACTGAAGGAAAAGGAGAACAGGCTACTCTTAGTGCTAAAATGCGCAATGTATGGACAACAAATAATCCAAATGGACTTATTCCTAACCCTTATGGAAGTACCAATAATTATCTAGCGTCAAGTCGTTTTGTTGAAGATGGTTCATATCTCCGTCTCAAGAATGTGCAATTTGGATATACTTTGCCGACAAAAGTAACTTCAAAGATTGGGATTAACCGTTGCCGCTTCTATGTTTCAGGAAGTAACCTATTAACCTTTACTAATTATACCGGATACGATCCAGAAGTCGGTGGCGGAGTTGATTATGGAAATTATCCACAGGCCCGTACCATTTTAGTTGGTGCTAATTTAAACTTCTAA